The genomic window TTATCGGTGGAAACGCGTGTCGGGCGATTATACGCAGCATCAAACCGAAGGCGAACAGTTGGAAGCGGAGCAGCTGAGCCTGCAAGCGACCGCACCGCCGTCGCAAATTCCCGGTTACCGCTTGGAGCGATTCCTTGGCGCGGGCGCCTTTGGCCAAGTCTGGGTCGGTCGCGATCTGAACACCGGCCGGCCGGTGGCCGTCAAATTTTATATGCATCGCGGGGGTGTAAATTGGTCCCTGCTATCGCGTGAAGTGAAAAACTTGGTGCAGATGTCGGCCGACAAGCATGTCGTGCAGGTACTGGAAGTCGGCTGGGACGGCGATCCGCCCTACTATGTGATGGAATATATCCCCAGCGGCTCCCTGGAAGATCTGCTGGCCACAAAGGGACGACTGTCCGTTCGCCGAGCCGTGGAAGTGTTTCGGCGGATTTGCATCGGGCTGAATCACAGCCATGGCAAGGGAGTGCTGCACTGCGACCTGAAACCTGCCAACATCCTGTTGGATGAAGACTACGATCCACGTTTGGCCGACTTTGGTCAAAGCCGGATGTCGCACGAACAAACGCCGGCCCTGGGCACGTTGTTTTATATGGCGCCCGAGCAAGCCGATCTGGAGGCCGCCCCGGATGTACGCTGGGATGTTTATGGTTTGGGTGCCATTATGTACCGGATGTTAACCGGCACCGCGCCTCACCGCAGCGATAGCTTGGTCCAGGAAATGGACACCGCCGGTTCGCTGCCCAAGCGACTTGAACGCTATCGCAGCGCCATCCAGACCGCCAAACAACCGCGCAAGCATTACGGACGTCGCGGTGTCGATCGGGCGCTGTCCCAAATCGTCGATGGCTGCCTGGCCGCTGATCCCGAACATCGCTTCGCCAACGTGCAACAGGTGCTCGAAGCACTCGATCGACGCGACGCCAAACGCGCGCGACGGCCGCTGATGCTGTTGGGGATTGTCGGCCCGCTGCTGCTGTTGACCGCGATGGGGATCTACGCGGCCCGCAGTATGTCGCAGTCGCGTCAAAAATTCACCACCGCCTTGCGAGCCGCTTCGCACGACAGCAACTTATTCGCCGCTAAATTCGCAGCCAGCACGCTGGAAAGTCAGGTTCAGAATTATTTCGACCTAGCCGCCAACGAGGCCTCGAATCCCGACTTGGTCGATACTCTCCGCCCCCTAATGCAGTCCCCCGAATTCACTGCCATGCGGGATGCCGTTGTAGAAGGTTCGGCCGTCTCGGTACGCGATGATTTCC from Roseimaritima ulvae includes these protein-coding regions:
- a CDS encoding protein kinase domain-containing protein, which produces MSGDYTQHQTEGEQLEAEQLSLQATAPPSQIPGYRLERFLGAGAFGQVWVGRDLNTGRPVAVKFYMHRGGVNWSLLSREVKNLVQMSADKHVVQVLEVGWDGDPPYYVMEYIPSGSLEDLLATKGRLSVRRAVEVFRRICIGLNHSHGKGVLHCDLKPANILLDEDYDPRLADFGQSRMSHEQTPALGTLFYMAPEQADLEAAPDVRWDVYGLGAIMYRMLTGTAPHRSDSLVQEMDTAGSLPKRLERYRSAIQTAKQPRKHYGRRGVDRALSQIVDGCLAADPEHRFANVQQVLEALDRRDAKRARRPLMLLGIVGPLLLLTAMGIYAARSMSQSRQKFTTALRAASHDSNLFAAKFAASTLESQVQNYFDLAANEASNPDLVDTLRPLMQSPEFTAMRDAVVEGSAVSVRDDFLDYPQREAVDRFLEERLNYHLRRHALNDQSPHLATMFLTDERGTIFAMGYENPVPRDKQSTARNFAFRSYFHGGHEDLPRDVKPSQVTPLDHTHMSAPFLSTSTNLWKVAVSTPIYLTDDHSRADAVLVITTNLGEFQLIQSDGRTEQVAVLVDAREGDKFGTILQHPLMDRLDDEGRTMASKRFQLPEPLLKELLEGKDIDYTDPVANSADGADYKGTWLAAVQPVAVPRSERAQGEDSSLLVLVQYRLSDVTAPVQVLLESLSKEGAIAMGVFVFVTFLLWFLVHRASDLHIDRHDAKEDRQRSGTTITTDAT